One Sediminicola sp. YIK13 DNA segment encodes these proteins:
- a CDS encoding UDP-3-O-(3-hydroxymyristoyl)glucosamine N-acyltransferase, whose product MKFPIPYSLKQIAGIINTKYVGDDDFPILGMNEIHVVEAGDIVFVDHPKYYDKALNSNATVVLINKEVPCPEGKALLISDDPFRDFNTLTNFFRPFEKSASNIAPTAKIGKHTTIQPNAFIGNNVVIGDHCVIHSNVSIYDNCVIGDHVTIHAGAVLGGDAFYYKNRPTGYDKLLSGGRVVIGDHVDIGALCTIDKGVTGDTTIKKGSKLDNQVHIGHDTVIGEKCLIASQTGIAGCVVIEDEVILWGQVGVISGITIGKKAVIMAQSGVSKSLEGGKNYFGSPAEEAREKLKQLAYVKQIPFILDKFKE is encoded by the coding sequence ATGAAATTTCCCATTCCTTATTCCTTAAAACAGATTGCAGGCATCATCAATACAAAATATGTAGGGGATGATGACTTTCCAATTTTAGGGATGAACGAAATTCATGTGGTGGAAGCAGGAGATATTGTTTTTGTGGATCATCCGAAATATTATGATAAGGCCTTAAATTCCAACGCTACTGTTGTACTCATCAACAAGGAGGTTCCTTGCCCGGAAGGGAAGGCACTTTTAATTTCTGATGACCCATTCCGGGATTTTAATACGTTGACCAACTTTTTTAGGCCATTTGAAAAATCCGCCAGCAATATAGCTCCCACTGCAAAAATTGGGAAACATACAACCATTCAACCCAATGCGTTTATTGGGAACAATGTGGTCATTGGGGACCATTGTGTTATACATTCCAACGTCTCCATTTATGATAATTGTGTTATTGGCGACCACGTTACCATCCATGCCGGTGCCGTGTTAGGGGGAGATGCTTTTTATTATAAAAATCGTCCTACCGGGTACGACAAATTATTGTCCGGAGGTAGGGTAGTAATAGGGGATCACGTAGACATTGGGGCTTTGTGTACCATAGATAAAGGAGTAACAGGGGATACCACCATTAAAAAAGGATCCAAGCTGGACAATCAAGTTCATATAGGCCACGATACTGTGATTGGTGAAAAGTGCCTTATTGCTTCCCAAACGGGAATCGCCGGATGTGTTGTAATCGAGGATGAAGTAATCCTTTGGGGACAAGTGGGTGTTATTAGTGGGATCACCATCGGTAAAAAAGCGGTGATCATGGCCCAATCTGGGGTATCAAAGTCATTGGAGGGAGGTAAGAATTATTTTGGTAGTCCGGCTGAAGAGGCAAGGGAGAAATTGAAGCAATTGGCCTATGTAAAACAAATACCTTTCATCTTGGATAAATTCAAGGAATAA
- the efp gene encoding elongation factor P, translating into MASTSDIRKGLCIRYNHDIFKIIEFLHVKPGKGPAFVRTKLKSVTTGKVIDNTFSSGHKIEDVRVETRTYQFLYSEGETYHFMNTDDYNQITLQESSLDAPGLLKEGEMVTILFNTEDSMPLSVDMPASVVLEVTYTEPGVKGNTATNATKPAKVETGASVNVPLFINEGDKIKVDTEKGAYMERVKE; encoded by the coding sequence ATGGCATCTACATCAGATATTAGAAAAGGTTTATGCATCAGGTATAACCACGATATTTTTAAAATTATTGAATTTTTACACGTTAAACCGGGAAAAGGTCCTGCTTTTGTACGTACGAAACTAAAAAGTGTCACTACTGGAAAGGTAATTGACAATACCTTTTCTTCAGGACACAAAATTGAAGATGTTCGTGTAGAGACCCGCACCTACCAATTCCTTTATTCGGAAGGGGAAACGTATCACTTTATGAACACCGATGATTACAATCAAATTACACTTCAAGAAAGTTCATTGGATGCTCCAGGATTATTGAAAGAAGGTGAAATGGTGACCATTTTGTTCAACACAGAGGATAGCATGCCCTTGTCTGTTGATATGCCAGCCAGTGTTGTTTTGGAAGTTACCTATACAGAACCAGGTGTAAAGGGGAATACCGCTACCAATGCCACGAAACCGGCCAAAGTAGAGACTGGTGCCAGTGTAAATGTCCCTTTGTTTATCAATGAAGGTGATAAAATAAAAGTGGATACAGAGAAAGGCGCTTATATGGAGCGTGTAAAAGAATAA
- the lpxA gene encoding acyl-ACP--UDP-N-acetylglucosamine O-acyltransferase codes for MNQPLAYIHPGAKIAKNVVVEPFTTIHNNVIIGEGTWIGSNVTIMEGARIGKNCNIFPGAVISATPQDLKYKGEETTVEIGDNTTIRECATINKGTSDRMKTKIGKNCLIMAYCHVAHDCFIGDNCIFSNNSTLAGHVTIGDNVILAGLVAVHQFVSIGHHAFVTGGSLVRKDVPPFVKAAREPLSYVGINSVGLRRRGFESDKIREIQNIYRILYQKNYNNSQAVQIIEAEMEATPERDEILQFIRDSQRGIMKGYFSTN; via the coding sequence ATGAACCAACCACTGGCGTATATACATCCAGGGGCAAAAATCGCCAAGAATGTGGTGGTGGAGCCGTTTACTACTATTCATAATAACGTTATTATCGGCGAGGGAACTTGGATAGGATCCAATGTGACCATAATGGAAGGAGCTAGAATAGGAAAAAATTGTAATATTTTTCCAGGAGCCGTAATTTCAGCAACGCCCCAAGACTTAAAGTATAAAGGAGAAGAAACTACCGTAGAGATAGGTGACAATACTACCATTCGGGAATGTGCTACCATAAATAAGGGGACTTCGGACAGAATGAAAACCAAAATAGGCAAGAATTGCCTGATTATGGCATACTGTCACGTAGCCCATGATTGTTTTATTGGGGATAATTGTATCTTCTCGAACAACTCTACTTTGGCCGGACATGTTACCATTGGAGATAATGTGATTTTGGCAGGTCTGGTTGCGGTTCATCAATTTGTATCTATAGGGCACCACGCTTTTGTAACTGGAGGCTCATTGGTAAGAAAAGATGTTCCTCCCTTTGTGAAAGCTGCTAGGGAACCCTTATCTTATGTCGGGATTAATTCAGTAGGACTAAGGCGCAGGGGATTTGAATCTGATAAGATCAGGGAAATCCAGAATATTTATAGAATACTCTACCAGAAAAACTACAATAATTCTCAGGCTGTACAGATCATAGAGGCAGAGATGGAAGCAACTCCGGAAAGAGATGAGATTTTACAGTTTATAAGAGATTCCCAGAGAGGGATAATGAAAGGATATTTTAGTACAAATTAA
- a CDS encoding bifunctional UDP-3-O-[3-hydroxymyristoyl] N-acetylglucosamine deacetylase/3-hydroxyacyl-ACP dehydratase — translation MSKTTAKQRTIEKEITLSGVGLHTGENVTMKFVPAPENHGYAFKRVDIEGEPIIEADANYVVNTQRGTNLEKNGVKIQTSEHVLAALVGLEIDNVLIELNSSEPPIMDGSSKFFIEALEKAGIVEQDAVRNEYVVKEVITYKDEATGSEITIIPSDEYQVTTMVDFGTKVLGTQNATLERLSDFKTEIALARTFSFLHELEMLLEHGLIKGGDLNNAIVYVDKEISESTMLKLQKAFKKEKLSVKPNGILDNLTLHHPNEAARHKLLDVIGDLALVGTRIRGKVIANKPGHFVNTQFAQKLSKIIKMEKRNSVPTYDLNLPPLMDIHQIMAMLPHRPPFLLIDRILELSDSHVVGMKNVTMNEPFFVGHFPDAPVMPGVLQVEAMAQTGGILVLSTVPDPENYLTFFMKIDNVKFKQKVLPGDTLTFHCSLITPIRRGICHMQAYAYANGKLVCEAEMMAQIAKKK, via the coding sequence GTGAGTAAAACAACTGCTAAACAAAGGACTATAGAGAAGGAGATTACACTGTCCGGTGTTGGATTACATACCGGAGAGAATGTCACAATGAAATTTGTGCCAGCTCCTGAAAACCATGGCTACGCCTTCAAAAGAGTTGATATAGAAGGGGAACCCATCATTGAGGCCGATGCCAATTATGTGGTGAATACCCAGCGCGGTACCAATTTAGAAAAAAATGGGGTCAAGATTCAAACTTCTGAGCACGTGCTAGCTGCTCTGGTAGGTTTGGAAATTGATAATGTCCTCATAGAGCTCAACTCGTCTGAACCGCCCATAATGGATGGTTCCTCCAAGTTTTTTATAGAAGCTTTGGAAAAAGCTGGCATTGTGGAACAAGATGCTGTTAGGAATGAATATGTAGTAAAAGAGGTTATTACCTATAAAGACGAGGCCACTGGAAGTGAAATTACCATCATTCCTTCAGATGAATACCAAGTGACCACCATGGTCGATTTTGGGACCAAAGTATTAGGGACCCAAAATGCAACCTTGGAGCGTTTATCAGATTTTAAAACAGAAATAGCCCTAGCGCGTACTTTTAGTTTTTTACATGAACTGGAAATGTTGTTGGAGCATGGGTTGATTAAAGGAGGTGATCTAAATAACGCCATTGTATATGTAGATAAGGAGATTTCCGAATCTACCATGTTGAAACTACAAAAAGCCTTTAAAAAAGAAAAGCTTTCGGTAAAACCAAATGGCATTCTGGACAACCTTACCCTACACCATCCAAACGAGGCTGCAAGGCATAAGCTATTGGATGTTATAGGTGACCTTGCCTTGGTAGGTACAAGGATACGAGGTAAAGTCATTGCAAATAAACCGGGGCATTTTGTGAATACCCAATTTGCACAAAAATTGTCCAAAATAATAAAAATGGAGAAAAGGAACAGCGTTCCTACCTATGATCTCAACCTGCCACCCTTGATGGATATCCATCAAATTATGGCCATGTTGCCACATAGACCACCATTCTTATTGATCGACAGAATTTTGGAACTGTCCGATAGTCATGTGGTAGGAATGAAGAACGTGACCATGAACGAACCTTTTTTTGTAGGACATTTTCCCGATGCTCCTGTGATGCCTGGAGTTTTACAGGTGGAGGCCATGGCACAGACCGGAGGAATCTTGGTTTTGAGTACTGTTCCCGATCCCGAGAATTATCTGACCTTCTTTATGAAGATCGATAATGTAAAATTTAAACAAAAAGTATTGCCAGGTGACACCCTAACCTTTCACTGTAGCCTAATTACCCCTATAAGGAGAGGAATATGCCATATGCAAGCTTATGCTTATGCAAACGGTAAATTGGTTTGCGAGGCAGAAATGATGGCACAAATAGCAAAAAAGAAATAA
- the lpxD gene encoding UDP-3-O-(3-hydroxymyristoyl)glucosamine N-acyltransferase: protein MKFTASQIAGILEGEVEGNPEITVHKLSKIEEGEDGSLTFLANPKYTPYIYSTQASITIVNRSFKPDHVLKTTLIKVDDAYKSFSKLLEYYNQAKNVKTGIENPVFLSDSASYGTGLYLGAFSYVGEHVKMGNEVKIYPNVYIGDNVTIGNNVTVFAGAKIYSDTQIGNKCVIHSGVILGADGFGFVPNGNGEFSKVPQTGNVVLEDDVDVGAGTTIDRATLGSTILRKGVKLDNQIQIAHNVEIGEHTVIAAQTGIAGSTKIGKNCLIGGQVGIVGHIVIGDGVKIQAQSGIGRNIKDGEILQGSPSLHYGDFNKSYVHFKNLPKLVNRLEQLEKNKTSE, encoded by the coding sequence ATGAAATTTACAGCTAGCCAGATTGCGGGTATATTGGAAGGTGAGGTTGAAGGTAACCCTGAAATCACCGTTCATAAGCTGTCCAAAATTGAGGAAGGCGAGGACGGTTCCCTTACCTTTTTGGCTAATCCCAAATATACTCCCTACATTTATTCTACCCAGGCTTCCATTACCATCGTGAACAGGAGCTTTAAACCAGATCATGTTTTAAAGACTACCTTGATCAAGGTAGATGATGCCTATAAGTCTTTTTCCAAATTATTGGAATATTATAATCAGGCCAAAAATGTTAAGACCGGTATTGAGAACCCGGTTTTTCTATCTGATTCAGCATCTTATGGAACTGGATTATACCTAGGAGCTTTCTCCTATGTAGGGGAACATGTGAAAATGGGAAATGAAGTAAAAATCTACCCAAATGTTTACATTGGGGACAATGTTACCATTGGCAATAATGTCACTGTTTTTGCCGGGGCCAAAATTTACTCAGATACCCAAATTGGCAATAAATGTGTCATCCACAGCGGGGTAATATTAGGTGCCGATGGATTTGGGTTTGTACCCAATGGCAATGGAGAATTCAGCAAAGTACCACAGACAGGGAACGTAGTATTGGAAGATGATGTAGATGTTGGTGCTGGAACCACTATAGATAGGGCCACCTTAGGTTCTACCATATTAAGAAAAGGCGTTAAATTGGACAACCAAATCCAAATTGCACATAATGTGGAAATTGGTGAACATACGGTAATAGCCGCACAAACGGGTATCGCTGGATCAACAAAAATAGGCAAGAACTGTTTGATAGGAGGACAAGTGGGCATTGTTGGCCATATTGTCATTGGAGATGGGGTGAAAATCCAAGCACAATCCGGAATAGGTAGAAATATCAAGGATGGTGAGATTTTGCAAGGTTCACCTTCCCTACATTATGGGGATTTCAATAAATCCTATGTACATTTCAAGAATCTACCGAAACTTGTCAATAGATTGGAACAACTAGAAAAAAATAAAACCAGTGAGTAA
- a CDS encoding HD domain-containing protein, which produces MIKSNKLKIFNDPIYGFISIPNTLIFDLIAEPYFQRLRRISQMGLSSLVYPGATHTRFHHALGCMHLMQKAIQVLRFKKVEITEQEEEGLLCAILLHDIGHGPFSHAMEHSIVEGVNHERISLLFMEKLNAKFNGSLTTAIQIFNRAYPKKFLNQLVSSQLDMDRMDYLKRDSFYTGVAEGNVSSDRLITMLNVVDGELVVEEKGIYSVEKFLMSRRFMYWQVYLHKTGLVAEKLLISVLKRAKELLEKGEEVECSKPLLFFIQHKINEDNFDDHTLEIFAKLDDVDILSAIKLWVEHPDFVLSELCDMIINRRLLTIKMKNKPIDDEKLQKQFQKIKKSYNLTDEETAYFVFSGKIGNKAYDQDRQNINIVRRNGRITDVAKASDHLNLKALSKTVTKYYICYPKVDV; this is translated from the coding sequence TTGATTAAATCTAACAAACTTAAAATTTTTAATGATCCAATTTACGGATTTATTAGCATACCCAATACGCTAATTTTTGACCTGATCGCCGAACCCTATTTTCAGCGATTGCGAAGAATTTCACAAATGGGATTATCCTCCTTGGTGTATCCGGGAGCAACCCATACCCGATTTCATCATGCTTTGGGGTGTATGCATCTCATGCAAAAAGCCATACAAGTACTTCGTTTTAAGAAGGTTGAGATAACTGAGCAAGAAGAGGAAGGCCTTTTGTGCGCCATATTATTACATGATATAGGACACGGTCCATTTTCTCATGCCATGGAACACAGTATAGTGGAAGGGGTTAACCATGAGCGAATTTCCCTTCTTTTCATGGAAAAACTGAATGCGAAGTTTAACGGAAGTTTAACTACGGCTATTCAGATCTTCAATAGGGCCTATCCTAAAAAATTCTTGAATCAATTGGTATCCAGTCAGCTCGATATGGACCGAATGGACTACCTGAAGCGGGACAGTTTTTATACTGGAGTTGCCGAAGGAAATGTGAGTTCAGATCGATTGATTACCATGCTCAATGTGGTGGACGGGGAATTGGTAGTAGAGGAAAAGGGTATTTATTCCGTAGAGAAATTCCTGATGTCCAGACGTTTCATGTATTGGCAGGTTTATCTTCACAAAACCGGCTTGGTCGCGGAGAAGTTGCTGATCAGCGTTCTTAAAAGGGCAAAAGAGTTATTGGAGAAGGGGGAGGAAGTAGAATGCAGTAAACCTCTGTTGTTTTTTATACAGCATAAAATTAATGAGGATAATTTTGATGATCATACGTTGGAGATCTTTGCCAAATTGGACGATGTGGATATCCTATCGGCCATAAAATTATGGGTAGAGCATCCCGACTTTGTACTTTCCGAATTGTGCGATATGATCATCAATAGAAGATTGTTGACCATTAAGATGAAAAACAAGCCAATTGATGATGAAAAGCTACAAAAGCAATTCCAAAAAATAAAAAAATCTTATAATCTTACCGATGAGGAAACTGCGTATTTTGTTTTTAGTGGGAAGATTGGAAACAAGGCCTACGACCAAGATAGGCAGAACATTAATATAGTAAGAAGAAATGGAAGAATCACCGATGTGGCCAAGGCTTCAGACCATTTAAATTTAAAAGCGCTTTCCAAAACAGTGACTAAATATTATATCTGTTATCCCAAAGTTGACGTTTAA
- a CDS encoding T9SS response regulator signal transducer PorX — MNKITILWVDDEIDLLKPHIIFLESKNYKVITCLSGQEALEELAKSKVDIVFLDENMPGISGLETLNEIKIINSSLPVVMITKSEEELIMEEAIGSKIADYLIKPVNPNQILLSLKKNLDHSRLVSEKTTANYQQEFRKISMDLSMVNSYEEWAELYKKLIYWELRLEEIEDSGMFEILESQKTEANAQFCKFMEKNYEDWYQGGDAPVMSHTLFKELVKPELKDNKTLLVVVDNLRYDQWLAFEDTLNTFYKKKKETPYYSILPTATQYARNAIFSGLTPLDMEKKYPNWWKNDTDEGGKNLFEAEFLDTQLKRLGLDLKWDYHKISSLKQGKNLSQNFKSHKENDLTVIVYNFVDMLSHSRTEMEVIKELASNDKAYRSLTLSWFKNSPLLEIIQQAQNMGLKLIITTDHGTINVKQPSKVIGDKETSLNLRYKTGRSLTYEEKDVLEIRNPKDVNLPTINVSSSFIFAKNDMFFAYPNNYNHYVSYYRNTYQHGGVSLEEVIIPFIVLEPR, encoded by the coding sequence ATGAACAAGATTACAATCCTATGGGTAGATGATGAAATAGATCTGCTTAAACCACATATTATATTCCTGGAAAGCAAAAATTACAAAGTAATTACCTGTTTAAGTGGACAGGAAGCCTTGGAAGAACTTGCCAAAAGTAAGGTAGATATTGTCTTTTTGGATGAAAACATGCCCGGAATCTCGGGCTTGGAAACACTAAATGAAATTAAGATCATCAATAGCTCCTTACCTGTGGTGATGATTACAAAAAGTGAGGAAGAGTTGATTATGGAGGAAGCTATCGGCTCTAAGATAGCGGACTACCTAATAAAGCCAGTAAATCCCAACCAGATCCTGTTATCACTAAAAAAGAATTTGGACCACTCAAGGCTGGTTTCTGAAAAGACCACAGCCAACTATCAACAAGAATTTCGAAAAATCTCCATGGACCTATCCATGGTGAACTCCTATGAAGAATGGGCAGAGCTGTATAAGAAGCTTATCTATTGGGAACTTCGTTTGGAGGAAATTGAGGATTCTGGTATGTTCGAAATATTGGAATCCCAGAAGACAGAGGCCAATGCCCAGTTCTGCAAATTCATGGAGAAAAACTATGAAGATTGGTACCAGGGCGGGGATGCACCGGTAATGTCGCATACCCTTTTCAAAGAATTGGTAAAACCAGAACTAAAGGACAACAAAACCTTATTGGTTGTTGTAGACAATTTGAGATATGACCAATGGCTGGCCTTCGAAGATACTTTGAACACCTTTTACAAAAAGAAAAAGGAAACACCCTATTACAGCATACTCCCAACAGCCACACAATATGCCAGAAATGCAATCTTTTCTGGGCTTACACCATTGGATATGGAAAAGAAGTATCCAAATTGGTGGAAAAATGATACGGATGAAGGAGGGAAAAATTTGTTTGAAGCTGAATTTTTAGATACACAGTTAAAGCGGCTGGGGTTAGACCTCAAATGGGACTACCATAAAATTAGTAGTTTAAAACAAGGAAAAAACCTATCTCAAAATTTTAAGTCCCACAAGGAAAATGATTTAACGGTGATCGTCTATAATTTTGTGGACATGCTTTCCCACTCCAGGACAGAAATGGAGGTCATCAAGGAATTGGCATCCAATGACAAGGCCTATCGTTCCTTGACCCTGAGCTGGTTTAAAAACTCCCCTTTACTGGAAATTATACAACAAGCACAGAATATGGGGCTTAAATTGATCATTACCACGGATCATGGTACCATAAACGTAAAACAGCCTTCAAAGGTCATTGGAGATAAGGAGACGAGTCTTAACCTACGCTATAAAACAGGGAGAAGCCTTACCTATGAGGAAAAGGATGTCTTAGAAATTAGGAATCCAAAGGATGTTAATCTTCCCACTATAAATGTGAGTAGTTCGTTTATTTTTGCCAAGAATGATATGTTTTTTGCCTATCCCAATAATTACAACCACTATGTGAGTTATTACAGAAACACCTATCAGCATGGGGGTGTTTCATTGGAAGAGGTCATTATACCCTTTATAGTTCTTGAGCCTAGATAG
- the tsaE gene encoding tRNA (adenosine(37)-N6)-threonylcarbamoyltransferase complex ATPase subunit type 1 TsaE, translating into MMYSEKELPEVAKKIVASAKSKVICFHGLMGAGKTTLIKALVKELGGAGNANSPTFGIVNEYHTTTNELLGYHFDFYRLENEEEALDFGVEEYLYSGAWVFIEWPEKVPSYIPEDCTNLFIEIVDHKTRNITFGK; encoded by the coding sequence ATGATGTATTCAGAAAAGGAGCTGCCAGAAGTGGCAAAAAAAATAGTGGCATCGGCCAAATCGAAGGTGATTTGCTTTCATGGCCTCATGGGGGCAGGTAAAACCACCCTAATAAAAGCCTTGGTAAAAGAATTGGGAGGTGCAGGCAATGCCAACAGCCCTACTTTTGGGATCGTTAATGAATATCATACCACCACCAATGAATTATTGGGGTACCATTTTGATTTTTATAGATTGGAGAACGAGGAAGAAGCCTTGGATTTTGGTGTAGAAGAATATTTATATTCTGGTGCATGGGTTTTTATAGAATGGCCAGAAAAGGTTCCATCTTATATTCCTGAGGACTGTACAAATCTGTTTATAGAAATTGTAGATCACAAAACTCGTAACATAACATTTGGCAAATAA